A genomic region of Fodinisporobacter ferrooxydans contains the following coding sequences:
- a CDS encoding PucR family transcriptional regulator ligand-binding domain-containing protein, producing the protein MPFTLRDVLDIEILKPAKVRTAVQKLEMIQVEWISVMEYPVENYIRKNEFVLSTAIGCNENLSVFQSFVLDVIQSGATALAIALGRYIQDIPPEILQLAEELDFPIIELPWEIRFSDITHSVLSKLNNWQRNLIDQAEELQKQLLHLFLTNGTLSQATELIRKKINLPIVIVDKEGNIKGKSKNSESLIEKWECYQQSVSTATIGNSTDFHSYEVKWVSSKDSIIQASILTHNIVNGFLLIEPAFETVIESFLTNGSDHFLEYAATATALWFQKEATIKETELRLRDDFVWSFAKGEFDSWDSILSRAKLLEYNVNLPGDMTAEQLSK; encoded by the coding sequence ATGCCATTTACTCTAAGAGATGTATTGGATATCGAAATATTAAAGCCTGCAAAAGTACGAACAGCTGTACAAAAACTGGAAATGATACAGGTTGAATGGATTTCCGTTATGGAATACCCGGTTGAAAATTATATTCGAAAAAATGAATTTGTGTTAAGTACCGCTATCGGATGCAACGAGAATTTAAGTGTGTTTCAAAGTTTTGTTCTGGATGTTATCCAATCTGGTGCTACAGCCTTGGCCATTGCTTTGGGACGATACATCCAGGATATTCCACCAGAAATCCTTCAATTGGCAGAAGAACTGGATTTCCCTATTATTGAACTGCCTTGGGAAATTCGCTTTTCGGATATCACCCATTCCGTACTCAGCAAATTAAACAATTGGCAAAGAAATTTGATTGACCAAGCCGAAGAACTGCAAAAACAACTTCTTCACTTATTTCTTACAAATGGAACTCTATCACAAGCCACAGAATTGATTCGAAAAAAAATAAATCTGCCGATCGTTATCGTAGATAAAGAGGGAAACATCAAAGGAAAAAGCAAAAATTCAGAGTCATTGATTGAAAAATGGGAGTGTTATCAACAATCTGTTTCTACTGCAACGATTGGGAATTCAACAGATTTCCATTCATATGAAGTGAAATGGGTCTCCTCAAAAGATTCGATCATACAAGCAAGTATCCTTACTCACAACATCGTCAACGGCTTCTTGCTCATTGAACCTGCTTTCGAAACTGTCATAGAGTCGTTTCTCACAAACGGCAGCGATCATTTTCTGGAATATGCCGCTACTGCTACAGCACTATGGTTTCAAAAAGAAGCCACCATCAAGGAAACAGAGCTAAGATTGCGGGACGATTTTGTATGGAGCTTTGCCAAAGGGGAATTTGACTCTTGGGATAGTATTCTCTCTCGTGCAAAATTATTGGAATACAACGTCAATCTTCCGGGCGATATGACAGCTGAGCAATTAAGCAAATAA
- a CDS encoding M24 family metallopeptidase codes for MLPFEKTEYKERVRKVKTSMQEQGIEVLLITDPANMNYVSGYDALSYYVPQGVIVATNLEEPVCIVRLQDLYCATETTWMSGENVIAYPDKYLWEPKELHVMDFIGDFLKEKGLQNKRIGLEFDAYYFNAHWYKKLENSLQDAIFIDATALVNWIRGQKSVRELEYMQIAARIVEKAMYNAIENIEAGVRECHVAAQIYSDLVKGTGVYGGESPSLAPIMPAGERTAGAHFSWTTEGKYQDGQLVYMELSGSYKRYHAPLTRTIFIGKPPQKVQETAKIVIEGLNAALSAVKPGVSCEEVERAWQTTINKHGLEKESRMGYTVGIGYPPVWTENTAYFKPGEKTVLKPNMTFHMMPGMWLDGYGVAITETIRVTENGCETITKFPRELFVK; via the coding sequence ATGTTGCCGTTTGAAAAAACAGAATACAAAGAACGGGTAAGAAAAGTAAAAACAAGTATGCAAGAACAAGGAATCGAAGTGCTATTGATTACAGACCCGGCGAATATGAACTATGTATCGGGGTATGATGCGCTTTCCTATTACGTGCCGCAAGGTGTAATCGTAGCTACAAACTTGGAGGAACCGGTTTGTATCGTTCGATTGCAAGATCTGTACTGTGCAACAGAAACAACTTGGATGTCGGGAGAAAATGTAATCGCTTATCCTGACAAATATTTGTGGGAACCCAAGGAACTGCACGTAATGGATTTTATTGGGGATTTTTTAAAAGAAAAAGGTCTCCAAAACAAAAGAATAGGCCTTGAATTCGATGCTTATTACTTTAATGCCCATTGGTATAAAAAATTAGAAAACAGTTTACAGGATGCAATATTTATCGATGCAACCGCGCTTGTAAACTGGATAAGAGGGCAAAAATCGGTAAGAGAATTGGAATATATGCAGATAGCTGCGAGAATCGTAGAAAAAGCCATGTATAATGCGATAGAAAACATCGAAGCAGGTGTGAGAGAGTGTCATGTTGCAGCACAAATTTACAGTGACCTGGTGAAAGGGACAGGTGTATATGGAGGTGAATCACCTTCACTGGCGCCAATCATGCCTGCGGGAGAACGGACTGCAGGAGCCCATTTTTCATGGACAACAGAAGGAAAATATCAAGATGGTCAACTTGTATATATGGAATTATCAGGAAGTTATAAACGTTATCATGCACCCCTGACAAGAACAATTTTTATCGGGAAGCCGCCTCAAAAAGTACAGGAAACAGCAAAAATAGTAATAGAGGGGCTTAACGCAGCGCTATCAGCAGTCAAGCCTGGAGTATCCTGTGAAGAAGTTGAAAGAGCGTGGCAGACAACCATCAATAAGCACGGTTTAGAAAAAGAATCCAGAATGGGATATACGGTAGGCATCGGTTATCCGCCGGTGTGGACGGAAAATACGGCGTATTTTAAACCGGGAGAAAAGACTGTCTTAAAGCCGAATATGACGTTCCATATGATGCCTGGGATGTGGCTTGACGGCTATGGCGTCGCCATCACGGAAACCATACGAGTAACGGAAAATGGCTGCGAAACGATAACGAAATTCCCGAGAGAGTTGTTTGTTAAGTAA
- a CDS encoding M20 metallopeptidase family protein, with protein sequence MITELGAKSITESLSEDIIAWRRDFHQHPELSFEEKRTSKIVAEFLKSCGLHVKENVNGFGIVADLKGAENGPTIALRADMDALPIQEETGLPFASKIPGVMHACGHDGHTAILMGVAQLLASQKENVKGNVRFIFQPAEEVNPGGAIGMIREGVLQGVDAVFGLHLWSELPAGTFRTCYGPMMAATDRFHIEIEGKGGHGGMPHKTIDSIVIASHFVMSAQHIVSRNIDPLESAVITFGQLNSGTAFNVIANTAVLEGTVRSFSPEVRKTLQNKLEELTEGLAKIYGAMIKINYQCGYPSVVNHDREVDVILNVAREVFGCENTGMMKPNMVGEDFSYYLKETPGAFCFIGAGDPNTPIYPHHHPRFQIDESVLPLAAEWLYRLALKYLG encoded by the coding sequence ATGATAACAGAACTTGGCGCAAAAAGTATAACAGAAAGTTTATCAGAAGATATAATCGCATGGCGGCGGGATTTTCACCAACATCCTGAACTTTCTTTTGAGGAAAAGAGAACATCGAAAATAGTTGCAGAATTTTTGAAAAGCTGCGGACTGCACGTCAAGGAAAATGTGAATGGTTTTGGTATCGTTGCCGATTTAAAAGGTGCGGAAAATGGGCCAACCATTGCTTTGCGGGCGGATATGGATGCATTGCCGATCCAAGAAGAAACCGGACTGCCTTTTGCTTCGAAGATTCCCGGTGTCATGCATGCGTGCGGTCATGACGGGCATACTGCGATTTTAATGGGAGTTGCTCAATTATTGGCTTCACAAAAGGAAAATGTAAAAGGAAATGTAAGGTTTATTTTTCAGCCTGCCGAAGAAGTAAATCCGGGCGGTGCCATCGGAATGATCCGGGAAGGAGTCTTGCAAGGTGTAGATGCGGTATTTGGCTTGCATCTCTGGTCAGAATTGCCTGCAGGAACATTTCGGACATGTTACGGTCCAATGATGGCAGCAACAGACCGCTTCCATATTGAAATAGAGGGCAAAGGCGGCCATGGAGGGATGCCGCATAAAACCATTGATTCCATTGTTATTGCATCACACTTTGTGATGTCGGCACAACACATTGTTAGCCGCAACATCGATCCTTTGGAATCTGCCGTAATTACATTCGGGCAACTGAATTCCGGCACGGCTTTTAACGTTATTGCAAACACAGCTGTATTAGAAGGAACGGTGCGAAGTTTTAGTCCAGAAGTAAGGAAAACATTGCAAAACAAACTGGAAGAGTTAACGGAAGGTTTGGCCAAAATCTATGGAGCCATGATTAAAATAAATTATCAATGCGGGTATCCATCAGTAGTCAACCACGACAGAGAAGTTGATGTCATCCTAAATGTGGCAAGAGAAGTATTTGGATGTGAAAATACAGGAATGATGAAACCAAATATGGTCGGGGAGGATTTTTCTTATTATCTAAAGGAAACTCCGGGCGCTTTTTGCTTTATTGGTGCCGGTGATCCGAACACCCCAATCTATCCTCACCATCATCCGCGCTTTCAGATCGATGAAAGTGTATTGCCGCTTGCAGCGGAATGGTTGTACCGGCTAGCTTTAAAATACTTGGGATGA
- a CDS encoding electron transfer flavoprotein subunit alpha/FixB family protein: MTKVLVLAESKNGKLRNVSFEVLTVARRITSGGEIAACVFGSDGEKYFEELAKYGAQKVYVVDNEELNRYTPDCYKQALLKVIGEVQPQIVLTGHTSIGKDLFPSVAARLNAGLVSDCTDVETGDGIVFTRPIYSGKAFQKKQITDGIVMATIRPNNLEAIENPVAAETIKLSSEIKDLRTVVREVVKKATGRVDLTEAKVIVSGGRGVKSPEGFKPLQELADVLGGAVGASRAACDAGYCDYSMQIGQTGKVVTPDLYIACGISGAIQHLAGMSSSKVIVAINKDPEVNIFHVADYGIVGDLFEVVPLLTEEFKRALAEKNVLVN; this comes from the coding sequence ATGACGAAAGTACTTGTACTGGCTGAATCCAAAAACGGAAAACTGCGAAATGTGTCGTTTGAAGTTTTAACCGTTGCAAGACGTATTACAAGCGGCGGGGAAATCGCTGCATGCGTATTTGGCAGCGATGGAGAAAAATATTTTGAAGAACTCGCCAAATATGGAGCACAGAAGGTGTATGTTGTAGACAATGAAGAGTTGAACCGATACACGCCAGACTGCTATAAGCAAGCATTGTTAAAAGTAATCGGCGAAGTGCAGCCGCAGATTGTATTGACCGGACATACTTCCATTGGAAAAGATCTTTTTCCGAGTGTAGCAGCACGGTTAAACGCTGGATTGGTATCTGACTGCACGGATGTGGAAACGGGTGACGGAATTGTATTCACAAGACCGATTTATTCCGGAAAGGCGTTTCAAAAGAAACAAATTACTGACGGAATCGTAATGGCAACCATTCGCCCAAACAATCTCGAAGCGATAGAAAATCCTGTTGCTGCTGAAACCATCAAATTGTCGTCAGAGATCAAAGATTTGCGGACGGTGGTACGAGAGGTTGTGAAAAAAGCAACCGGCAGAGTCGATCTTACTGAGGCAAAAGTGATCGTTTCCGGCGGACGGGGAGTAAAAAGTCCGGAAGGATTCAAACCGTTGCAAGAGCTGGCAGATGTTCTCGGAGGTGCCGTTGGCGCATCACGCGCCGCTTGCGATGCCGGGTATTGTGATTACTCCATGCAAATCGGTCAAACAGGGAAAGTCGTGACACCAGATTTATACATCGCTTGCGGCATTTCCGGAGCGATCCAGCATCTGGCGGGAATGTCAAGTTCAAAAGTGATCGTAGCAATCAATAAAGATCCAGAAGTCAATATTTTCCATGTTGCCGATTACGGCATCGTCGGAGATTTGTTTGAAGTAGTGCCGTTATTAACCGAAGAATTTAAGAGAGCGCTTGCGGAGAAGAACGTTTTGGTAAACTAA
- a CDS encoding electron transfer flavoprotein subunit beta/FixA family protein — protein MNLLVIMKQTFDTEEKIIIENGQIVKENVELILNPYDEFAVEEAVKQKEKHGGEVTVITVGPSGAESALRTALAMGADKAVLIENEDQPLDEYSIAKILAAAIKERQYDIILGGNMSVDNGASQVGPRVAEELGIPHISTIVKLEIDGESVKAERDAEGDVEIIESSLPILVTAQQGLNEPRYPSLPGIMKAKKKPLERLTIEDLNLSQDDLKTKSIAIEHYLPPQKQKGRVLTGEIKTQVGELVHILREELKVV, from the coding sequence ATGAATTTGTTAGTCATTATGAAACAAACATTCGATACAGAAGAAAAAATAATAATAGAAAACGGCCAAATTGTTAAGGAAAATGTGGAGTTGATTTTAAATCCGTACGATGAATTTGCGGTTGAGGAAGCCGTCAAGCAAAAAGAAAAGCATGGCGGAGAGGTTACGGTGATTACAGTTGGGCCGTCTGGGGCAGAGAGTGCCCTGCGTACAGCTTTAGCCATGGGAGCAGACAAGGCTGTTTTAATCGAAAATGAAGACCAGCCATTGGATGAGTATAGTATTGCGAAAATATTAGCGGCTGCCATTAAAGAAAGGCAATACGATATCATCCTCGGCGGAAATATGTCTGTGGATAATGGAGCCAGCCAGGTAGGGCCGCGTGTTGCCGAGGAATTGGGGATTCCGCATATCTCCACGATTGTGAAGCTGGAAATTGATGGGGAGTCTGTAAAGGCAGAAAGGGATGCGGAAGGAGATGTCGAGATCATTGAATCGTCTCTGCCGATTCTGGTAACTGCACAACAGGGCCTGAACGAGCCACGCTATCCGTCATTGCCGGGAATCATGAAAGCGAAAAAGAAGCCGTTGGAACGATTGACGATCGAGGATTTGAATCTAAGCCAAGATGACCTTAAAACGAAATCGATCGCGATCGAGCATTATTTGCCGCCACAAAAACAAAAGGGACGTGTTCTTACAGGGGAAATCAAAACTCAAGTTGGAGAATTGGTTCATATTCTGCGTGAAGAACTTAAAGTTGTTTAA
- a CDS encoding NAD(P)/FAD-dependent oxidoreductase, whose translation MSNLPQTADVVIIGAGLMGCSTAYELAKRNVKNILVLDKKAIGSGATGQSSGVLRGHYSYELLTRMAVQSLETFQHAKEILGHEVGYQPVGYLFGVDDENIETLKLNVEMQKRNGVNTSMVTMEEVKEIWPEMDTDLFGAFAFEPQGGYGDPVLTNQAFANAARALGVAIKQHCGVKRIITSEDGSTVLGVETTDNQTIFTSCVIVAAGVGAHHLMKNVGVDVPIRGQRAQLVYVSPGKSIGRAGRVPSFGDFKHDQYIKPEVSSGHLLLGNADHADPQFIDPADYDADNYPKHATEKAIETAIEKFLSCFPSLDQAKLLSSYSAAYEITPDGIPFISKTPIEGAYVCAGFSGHGFKITPIVGKLTADLVLEGESKQPGIDLASFRITRIAENDSLKPAHPYTTTVNHHV comes from the coding sequence ATGAGTAATTTGCCACAGACAGCTGATGTTGTCATCATCGGAGCAGGATTAATGGGCTGCAGCACAGCATACGAACTAGCGAAAAGAAATGTTAAAAATATTTTAGTTTTGGACAAAAAAGCGATCGGTTCCGGAGCAACAGGCCAATCAAGCGGTGTTTTACGCGGCCATTACAGCTATGAACTGCTCACGCGTATGGCTGTGCAAAGTTTGGAAACGTTTCAACATGCCAAAGAAATTTTAGGCCACGAAGTCGGTTATCAACCAGTAGGGTATTTGTTTGGTGTTGATGATGAAAATATTGAGACATTGAAATTGAATGTCGAAATGCAAAAGCGCAACGGTGTCAATACGAGCATGGTTACCATGGAGGAAGTAAAAGAAATCTGGCCAGAAATGGATACGGATCTATTTGGAGCATTTGCATTTGAACCGCAAGGAGGTTATGGCGATCCGGTCCTCACGAATCAAGCGTTTGCCAATGCAGCACGTGCATTGGGTGTTGCAATCAAGCAGCATTGCGGTGTTAAGAGAATCATTACGAGTGAAGATGGCAGCACTGTTTTGGGTGTTGAAACTACAGATAATCAAACGATATTTACAAGTTGTGTCATTGTAGCAGCCGGAGTAGGGGCGCATCATTTAATGAAGAATGTGGGTGTAGATGTGCCGATCAGAGGACAGCGCGCCCAACTCGTATATGTCTCTCCGGGAAAATCCATTGGAAGAGCAGGAAGAGTACCTTCTTTCGGAGATTTCAAACATGACCAGTACATTAAACCCGAAGTAAGCAGCGGACATTTATTATTAGGAAATGCCGATCACGCCGATCCGCAATTTATCGATCCGGCTGATTACGATGCAGACAATTATCCGAAGCATGCAACGGAAAAGGCGATTGAAACAGCGATCGAGAAATTCCTTAGTTGTTTTCCATCTCTTGATCAAGCAAAATTGTTAAGCAGTTACTCGGCAGCTTATGAAATTACACCTGACGGGATTCCGTTTATTAGTAAAACTCCTATTGAAGGCGCTTACGTTTGTGCCGGTTTCAGCGGACATGGTTTCAAAATCACGCCGATCGTTGGAAAATTGACGGCAGACTTGGTTTTGGAAGGAGAAAGCAAGCAGCCAGGCATTGATCTTGCTTCATTCCGTATCACCCGTATTGCGGAAAATGATTCACTCAAACCGGCACACCCGTACACAACAACAGTTAATCACCATGTGTAA
- a CDS encoding (Fe-S)-binding protein — translation MAGLINFILFLVVAGYAVYLVANIVYSRVMFIKLGKKSNLKKDTRQRVHELLVNVFGQRKLFEDPKSGAMHVVMFYGFIILQFGAVELIIKGFVKGFEYPIGSAHRFFSLCQEITTFLVLLATVYAFYRRYVEKLKRLKRGFKSGLVVIFLSVLMISILLALTFEHIWLDKAWNGFAPISSTLAVVFGGMGQTVAEVLFYIFWWVHLLTLLSFAVYVPQSKHAHLIFAPVNVYLRDSKPHGKLTSIPFEDESQTSYGVGRIEDFRQNQLIDLYACVECGRCTNMCPASGTGKTLSPMDLIVKMRNHLTEKGAAVTKRTPWMPAFAFKGTLANQLTYNAEIAAATETAESPDLEYSVNLIGDVITEEELWACTTCRNCEDQCPVANEHVEKIIDMRRYLVLDEGIMPNEAARYFQNIERQSNPWGINRKERIKWREGRDDIQVLTVDETDEFEYLFWVGSMGSFDKRSQKIVQSFAKIMNTAGIKFAILGNEERNSGDTARRLGNEFLFQQLCQENIENFQNYGVKKIVTIDPHAYNTFKNEYPEFGLEAEVYHHTELIHKWLREGRIKPMKEVNETIAYHDSCYIGRYNGIFDIPREILRMIPGVKVLEMERNKENSMCCGAGGGMMWLEEKQGKRINMERTEQALSLSPTTIGSNCPYCLTMFNDGTKAKGVEEQVQTLDIAEIVEKSL, via the coding sequence ATGGCAGGCTTGATCAATTTTATTCTTTTTCTAGTCGTAGCGGGGTATGCGGTCTATTTGGTTGCAAATATCGTGTATAGCCGTGTGATGTTTATCAAGTTAGGAAAAAAATCGAATCTAAAGAAAGATACCAGGCAGCGCGTTCATGAATTGCTAGTCAACGTTTTCGGGCAGAGAAAACTGTTTGAAGACCCGAAGAGCGGTGCGATGCACGTCGTGATGTTTTACGGCTTCATCATTTTGCAATTTGGTGCTGTCGAGTTGATTATTAAAGGGTTCGTAAAAGGCTTCGAATACCCGATCGGCTCGGCCCATAGGTTCTTCAGCTTGTGCCAGGAAATTACGACATTCTTGGTCTTGCTGGCAACCGTCTATGCATTCTACCGCAGATATGTGGAGAAGTTAAAACGTTTAAAACGAGGGTTCAAATCAGGATTGGTCGTTATCTTTTTATCTGTTCTCATGATATCCATTCTTTTGGCGCTTACGTTTGAACATATATGGCTTGATAAAGCATGGAACGGATTTGCGCCGATTTCCTCCACGCTTGCCGTGGTGTTCGGCGGAATGGGCCAGACGGTTGCAGAAGTCCTCTTTTATATCTTTTGGTGGGTGCATTTACTGACGTTGTTATCCTTTGCTGTGTATGTTCCGCAATCGAAGCACGCACACCTCATTTTTGCACCGGTTAACGTATATTTGCGCGACAGCAAACCGCATGGCAAGTTGACGTCGATTCCATTCGAAGATGAATCCCAAACGAGCTATGGTGTAGGCAGAATCGAAGATTTTAGGCAAAATCAATTGATCGATTTGTATGCTTGTGTGGAGTGCGGACGCTGTACGAACATGTGTCCTGCTTCCGGAACGGGAAAAACCCTTTCTCCCATGGATCTTATTGTGAAAATGCGCAACCATCTCACCGAAAAAGGAGCTGCGGTCACAAAACGTACACCCTGGATGCCGGCATTTGCCTTCAAAGGTACGCTTGCTAACCAACTTACTTATAATGCGGAGATTGCTGCAGCAACGGAGACGGCTGAGTCGCCTGATTTGGAATACTCTGTTAACCTGATTGGCGATGTCATTACGGAAGAAGAGCTGTGGGCGTGTACAACCTGTCGAAATTGTGAAGATCAGTGTCCGGTGGCGAACGAGCATGTCGAGAAAATCATTGATATGCGTCGTTACCTGGTGTTGGATGAAGGAATCATGCCGAATGAAGCGGCTCGTTACTTCCAGAATATTGAACGGCAAAGCAATCCATGGGGGATAAACCGTAAAGAGCGAATCAAGTGGCGCGAAGGCCGCGATGACATCCAAGTGCTGACGGTGGATGAAACCGATGAGTTTGAATACCTCTTTTGGGTAGGTTCGATGGGATCGTTCGATAAACGCAGCCAGAAGATCGTTCAATCGTTTGCAAAGATTATGAACACGGCCGGGATTAAGTTTGCTATCCTTGGTAATGAAGAACGCAACTCCGGAGATACAGCGCGCCGACTGGGCAATGAATTTTTATTCCAGCAGCTGTGCCAAGAAAATATTGAGAACTTTCAAAACTATGGGGTAAAAAAAATCGTTACGATCGACCCGCATGCTTATAACACGTTCAAAAACGAATATCCGGAGTTTGGATTGGAAGCGGAAGTCTATCATCATACCGAATTGATCCATAAATGGCTGCGAGAAGGGCGAATTAAGCCGATGAAAGAAGTTAATGAAACGATTGCGTACCATGATTCCTGTTACATTGGACGATACAACGGCATTTTTGATATCCCCCGGGAAATATTGCGTATGATCCCCGGCGTGAAAGTGCTTGAAATGGAACGAAACAAGGAAAATTCCATGTGCTGTGGCGCGGGTGGCGGCATGATGTGGCTGGAGGAAAAACAAGGCAAGCGAATCAATATGGAGCGTACGGAACAAGCACTCAGCTTAAGCCCTACGACCATCGGCAGCAACTGTCCGTATTGCCTGACAATGTTCAATGACGGCACCAAGGCAAAAGGTGTGGAAGAACAGGTCCAAACATTGGACATTGCTGAAATTGTGGAAAAATCATTGTAG
- a CDS encoding TRAP transporter substrate-binding protein: protein MKKLNGFAPDNTPRGAATSAFIEHVEKKSNGRLKIETFPMEMYGTESTIIQAVQTGTLDMQIVGANILANTIPQFAALSLPLLTQSIDEGCAVLDGPAGNRLQELGEEHGFKVLADVALGYAQITNNVRPINSPDDLLGMKMRSPDEYSFIETFKALGASVTTLDYTKLYTSLAEGVIDGQFNPLFNIFDLNIDDVQDYLAMTNHTYYVAFIIMNKNVFDGLAPELQQIILEAGNKARHAARKYVGDHEKDLLEKAKRSFKEITYPEMKPFQKKIQPVYAKMEEVIGAEIVHTIQEFLTVYRREKAVSV, encoded by the coding sequence ATGAAAAAGTTGAACGGATTTGCTCCCGACAACACGCCACGCGGTGCAGCAACCAGTGCTTTTATCGAGCATGTCGAAAAAAAATCAAATGGAAGATTGAAAATAGAGACCTTCCCTATGGAAATGTATGGTACGGAAAGTACAATAATTCAAGCTGTCCAAACAGGCACACTTGATATGCAAATTGTCGGTGCAAATATTTTGGCGAACACGATTCCACAGTTTGCGGCGCTTTCTCTGCCACTTCTGACACAAAGCATTGACGAAGGCTGTGCCGTGCTGGATGGACCGGCAGGAAATCGATTGCAGGAGCTTGGCGAAGAGCATGGCTTCAAAGTCCTCGCCGATGTCGCTCTTGGTTACGCACAAATTACAAATAACGTTCGACCGATCAATAGCCCTGATGATTTGCTGGGTATGAAAATGAGATCCCCCGATGAGTACAGTTTTATCGAAACGTTTAAAGCCCTTGGAGCATCTGTTACAACTTTGGACTATACGAAACTCTATACCAGTCTTGCTGAAGGTGTAATCGACGGACAATTCAATCCATTGTTTAACATCTTTGACCTAAACATCGACGATGTGCAGGACTATTTGGCAATGACAAACCATACTTACTACGTTGCGTTCATTATTATGAACAAGAATGTGTTTGACGGCCTTGCTCCTGAACTGCAACAAATCATACTAGAAGCAGGAAATAAAGCAAGACATGCTGCGCGCAAGTATGTTGGCGATCATGAAAAAGATCTGCTGGAAAAAGCAAAACGATCATTTAAGGAAATTACGTATCCTGAAATGAAACCTTTCCAAAAAAAGATCCAACCTGTATACGCAAAAATGGAAGAAGTGATCGGTGCTGAAATCGTTCATACTATCCAAGAATTCCTGACAGTTTACCGAAGAGAAAAGGCGGTTTCCGTTTAA
- a CDS encoding DMT family transporter — MKAILLGIAASFFFSFTFILNRLMSASGGSWIWSASLRYLFMFPLLLIVVVLHKNFRALIEEMRKHPWQWVWWSFVGFGLCYSLQCFASAYGPAWLIAGTFQITIIAGSLLVPLFHEIRQTADGVVKVRKRIPIKGMGMSFVILLGVGLMEWSQSTHVSIHDMLLGTVPTIIAAFAYPLGNRKMMELCEGRLDAYQRTLGMTIATLPLWLILSLYQVVAHGLPSNSQSLQSFIVAVFSGFIATVLFFTATDLAKSNVYQLARVEATISGEVVFTLIGELLVISGTRISIVGLIGLCLVVIGMVLHSLISSHVQRASSNEPIQMAP; from the coding sequence TTGAAGGCAATCTTATTGGGAATTGCAGCTTCTTTCTTTTTTTCTTTCACTTTTATATTAAACAGGTTAATGAGTGCTAGTGGAGGAAGTTGGATCTGGAGCGCTTCATTGCGCTACCTTTTCATGTTTCCCTTACTTTTGATTGTCGTGGTACTTCACAAAAATTTTAGAGCGCTAATTGAAGAAATGCGTAAACATCCCTGGCAGTGGGTATGGTGGAGTTTTGTTGGATTTGGATTGTGTTACTCTTTGCAGTGTTTTGCGTCCGCTTATGGCCCTGCATGGTTGATAGCAGGAACATTTCAAATTACTATTATTGCCGGTTCACTTTTGGTTCCATTGTTTCACGAAATACGCCAAACTGCGGATGGTGTAGTCAAAGTCAGGAAGCGAATTCCAATTAAGGGAATGGGAATGTCTTTCGTAATTCTATTAGGTGTTGGGTTAATGGAATGGTCCCAGTCAACGCATGTTTCCATACATGACATGCTGCTCGGGACTGTTCCAACCATTATTGCTGCATTTGCGTACCCTTTAGGGAACCGAAAGATGATGGAACTTTGCGAAGGCAGGCTGGATGCATATCAAAGGACTCTGGGAATGACAATTGCCACACTTCCGTTGTGGTTGATTTTATCTTTGTACCAGGTTGTTGCACACGGACTTCCAAGTAACTCGCAATCTCTTCAATCGTTCATTGTGGCAGTGTTTTCAGGTTTCATTGCCACGGTGTTGTTTTTTACTGCGACCGATTTGGCAAAAAGCAACGTTTATCAATTAGCCAGAGTAGAAGCGACTATCTCTGGAGAAGTGGTATTTACGCTGATTGGTGAACTGCTCGTCATATCAGGGACCAGGATTTCAATCGTTGGTCTTATTGGTCTGTGTCTTGTGGTTATTGGTATGGTTTTACACAGCCTTATTTCATCACATGTGCAACGTGCTTCAAGCAACGAACCAATTCAAATGGCACCTTGA